A DNA window from Etheostoma spectabile isolate EspeVRDwgs_2016 chromosome 22, UIUC_Espe_1.0, whole genome shotgun sequence contains the following coding sequences:
- the dnajc13 gene encoding dnaJ homolog subfamily C member 13 isoform X4: MNVVKENKDLACFYTTKHSWRGKYKRVFSVGTYGITTYNPATLEVTNQWPYGDICGIGPVGKGQGTEFNLTFRKGSGKKSETLKFSTEHRTELLTEALRFRTEFSEGKITGRRYNCYKHHWSDARKPVSLEVTPGGIDQIDPQTNRVVCSYDYRNVEGFVEVSDYQGGFCILYGGFSRLHLFASEHRDDIIRCAIEHAGNFIGIMLRLRKEMLTFEDFVTDRLGKYSSDDSITSLAEFVVQKITPRHPEPVKRILALTETCLVERDPASYNIVTIKPFGEVFALICDVDNPQVFTVEFIRGQIRKFSSTERDSLLASLLDGVRASGNRDVCVKMAPTQRGQRWGLLSMPVDEEVESLHLKFLAAPPNGNFADAVFRFNANISYSGVLHAVTQDGLFSENKEKLINNAILSLLSQEAELPALNTELESHFQAIRRLVASKAGFQAFTQLPKSGQVSGVTDATFREKLGVKTVKALKRNNNSVTHAAVDMLCALMCPMHDDYDLRQEQLNKASLLSSKKFLENLLEKFITNVDHGTGALVISSLLDFLTFALCAPYSETTEGQQFDMLLEMVASDGRTLFKLFQHPSMAIVKGAGLVMKAIIEEGDKEIATKMQDLALSEGALPRHLHTSLFTISSDQRMLTNRQLSRHLVGLWTAENPVAMNLLKRILPTGLLAYLDSPDPVPEKDMDRMHVRDNLKIATDQLNRNKVPEWQRIAGKAAKEVEKFAKEKADVVLMHWRDKMGIAQKEQDRNNLNPNQKPVILRKRRQRIKIEVNWELFYYRFQLDHARSNLIWNLRTREELRDALEGEMRAFSVDRELGSATVISWNHQEFEVKYECLSDEIKIGDYYLRLLLEEDESDESNAIKRSYEFFNELYHRFLLTPKVTMKCLCLQALAIVYGKCYEEIGPFTDTKYIVGMLDRCTDKLERDRLILFLNKLILNKKNVKEVMDSNGVRILVDLLTMAHLHTNRATVPLQSNVLEASPDMKRESEKEWYFGNADKERRGPFSFEEMQEFWSTGVLTAKTRCWAQGMDGWRPLQAIPQLKWCLLATGQAVMNESDLATLILNMLITMCSYYPSRDQDNAIIRPLPKIKRMISDNACLPHIVQLLLTFDPTLVEKVANVLNLVMQDNPNLQRLYLTGVFFFIMMYTGSNVLPVARFLKYTHLKQAFKSEESKGQDIVQRSVLGPVLPEAMVCYLENYEADRFSEIFLGEFDTPEAIWSSEMRRLMIEKIAAHIADFSPRLQSNTRALYQYCPIPVVSFPQLDNELFCNIYYLRHLCDTIRFPNWPIRDAVKLLKDTLEAWKREVEKKPPSMSVDDAFEVLNLPKGQGQHEESKIRKAYFRLAQKYHPDKNPEGRDMFEKVNKAYEFLCTKSARILDGPDPENIILILKTQSILFNRHKQELEPYKYAGYPMLIKTITMETEDELLFSKASPLLPAAAELAFHTVNCSALNAEELRRDNGIEVLLDALSRCVAVLTASSKPSDMAVQVCGHICKCYSVAAQFEECREKIIELPNIIRDLCHILFYGKGLPKTATLAVQCVSSFAVDFFLQTHLYHAGVLWHLLVHLFNYDYTLEESGVQANQDTNQQEVANSLAKLSLLALSRLGGYTQAPHTPDSNNPVPETNGIEGTPPENPTIRKSLAAMLTPYVSRKLGTGSPSEVLKLLNSNSENPYLIWNNGTRAELLEFLEGQQEGNIKRGENDESFGAEFVFSDHSKELIVGEIFVRVYNEQPAFPLEYPKAFAASLLDYVGSQAQYLHTLLAMSQSNKVESQQHAERLRFAEMALEALRNVIKNNPGSESECIGHFKLLFSLLRVHGAGRVQQLVLEVVNTVTSNQECVSNIAESLVLSNLLLLLHSLPSSRQMVLETLYALASNTKIVKEAMAKGALIYLLDLFCNCTHPQVRTQTAELFSKMTSDKLVGPKVRLTLIRFLPGVFMDAMRDNAEAAVHIFEGTHENPELIWNDNSREKVSTTVREMMLEHFKQQKDNPDVNWKLPEDFTVAYGAGQGEIEVGGVFLRIFIAQPGWVLRKPREFLVSLLETLTELHEKNNPNGEALETVTTAAVCLFSTQSQLADQVPPLGHLPRVLAALNHKNNAVPKSSIRLIHVLSDNELCVRSMASLETIGPLMTGMKARADMAGLACEALNRMFQKEQSELVAQALRMELVPYLLKLLEGIGLETLDNPSATKAQIVKALKSMTRSLQYGEQVNEILAKSSVWSAFKDQKHDLFISESQTAGYLTGVSTPSLLAASSPLRGGL; the protein is encoded by the exons GTACAAGCGAGTCTTCTCAGTGGGGACGTATGGCATTACCACTTACAACCCTGCCACGCTAGAAGTAACAAATCAG TGGCCTTATGGGGACATCTGTGGTATCGGTCCTGTTGGAAAAGGTCAGGGAACAGAGTTCAACCTTACATTCCGCAAAGGCAGCGGCAAGAAGTCTGAAACACTCAAGTTCTCAACAGAGCACCGGACAGAGCTACTAACAGAAGCACTG AGATTCCGAACAGAATTTTCAGAGGGAAAAATAACTGGCAGG CGTTACAACTGCTACAAGCACCACTGGAGTGACGCACGGAAGCCAGTGAGTTTAGAGGTGACGCCGGGCGGCATCGACCAGATCGACCCGCAAACCAACCGGGTGGTGTGTTCCTACGACTATCGTAATGTAGAGGGCTTCGTCGAGGTCTCTGATTACCAGGGAGGATTCTGCATCCTTTATGGGGGCTTCAGCAGGCTG CATCTGTTTGCCTCAGAGCACCGGGATGACATCATCCGCTGCGCCATTGAGCATGCTGGGAACTTCATCGGTATCATGCTACGACTGAGGAAGGAGATGTTGACCTTTGAGGATTTTGTGACTGACAGGTTGGGGAAGTACAGCTCAGACGACAGCATCACTTCACTTGCTGAGTTTGTGGTCCAGAAGATCACCCCTCGACACCCG GAGCCTGTTAAGCGTATACTAGCCCTGACAGAGACTTGTCTAGTTGAGAGAGACCCAGCTTCGTACAACATAGTCACCATCAAACCCTTTGGAGAG GTATTTGCTCTCATCTGTGACGTAGACAACCCTCAGGTGTTTACAGTCGAATTCATCAGAGGCCAGATCCGAAAGTTTTCCTCCACAGAAAG GGACTCCCTGTTAGCCAGCCTACTTGATGGAGTCCGCGCATCAGGCAACAGGGATGTGTGCGTCAAGATGGCTCCCACGCAGCGAGGGCAAAGATGGGGCCTACTGAGCATGCCCGTGGATGAGGAGGTGGAGAGTTTGCATCTTAAATTCCTGGCAGCACCTCCTA ATGGAAACTTTGCAGATGCAGTGTTCAGATTCAATGCCAACATATCCTACAGTGGAGTGCTGCATGCAGTAACCCAAGAT GGTCTTTTCTCTGAGAACAAAGAAAAGCTCATCAACAACGCCATCCTGTCTCTTTTATCTCAAGAGGCCGAGCTGCCGGCTCTTAATACGGAGCTGGAGAGCCATTTCCAGGCCATTCGACGCTTGGTGGCCTCCAAGGCTGGCTTCCAGGCTTTCACCCAGCTGCCTAA GTCTGGTCAAGTGTCTGGAGTCACAGATGCAAC GTTCAGGGAGAAGTTGGGAGTAAAAACggtaaaagctttaaaaaggaACAACAACAGTGTGACACATGCTGCTGTAGACATGCTCTGTGCCCTTATGTGT CCAATGCATGATGACTATGACCTGAGGCAGGAGCAACTGAACAAGGCCTCTCTGCTGTCCTCCAAAAAGTTCCTGGAGAACCTACTTGAAAAATTCATCACTAATGTg gaCCATGGAACAGGAGCTTTGGTCATCAGCTCCTTACTGGACTTCTTAACGTTTGCCCTGTGCGCCCCCTACAGTGAAACCACAGAGGGGCAGCAGTTTGACATGCTGCTTGAGATGGTTGCCTCCGATGGTCGCACCTTGTTCAAACTCTTCCAG CATCCCTCTATGGCAATAGTGAAGGGAGCAGGCCTAGTGATGAAGGCCATTATTGAG GAAGGAGACAAGGAAATAGCCACCAAGATGCAGGACCTGGCCTTGAGTGAAGGGGCTCTTCCGAGGCATCTGCACACTTCTTTGTTCACCATCAGCTCTGACCAGCGGATGCTAACCAACAG gcAGCTAAGTCGTCACCTGGTGGGACTTTGGACTGCAGAAAACCCTGTTGCCATGAACCTTCTAAAAAGGATACTG CCAACAGGCCTGCTGGCTTACCTGGACAGTCCTGACCCAGTCCCGGAGAAAGATATGGACAGAATGCACGTCCGTGACAACTTGAAAATTGCTACG GACCAGCTAAATCGAAACAAGGTGCCTGAATGGCAGCGTATAGCTGGTAAAGCAGCCAAAGAAGTGGAGAAGTTTGCCAAGGAGAAGGCTGATGTAGTGTTGATGCACTGGAGGGATAAAATGGGCATAGCCCAAAAGGAG CAGGACAGAAATAACCTG AACCCAAACCAAAAGCCTGTCATCCTGAGAAAGAGACGCCAGAGAATAAAGATTGAAGTCAACTGGGAGCTTTTCTACTACAG attccaGCTCGACCATGCACGGTCCAACCTCATCTGGAACCTGAGGACAAGAGAGGAGCTGCGGGATGCTCTGGAAGGGGAGATGCGCGCATTTAGCGTGGACCGTGAGCTCGGCAGTGCCACCGTTATCTCCTGGAACCACCAGGAGTTTGAG GTGAAATATGAGTGCCTTTCAGATGAGATTAAGATTGGGGATTATTACCTGCGTCTGCTGCTTGAGGAGGATGAAAGTGACGAATCGAATGCCATCAAGAGATC ATATGAGTTCTTCAATGAACTCTACCATCGCTTTCTGCTTACACCAAAAGTTACGATGAAGTGCCTGTGCCTGCAGGCGCTTGCTATAGTCTATGGGAAATGTTATGAGGAAATTGGCCCCTTCACAGACACAAAATACATTGTGGGCATGCTGGACCGA TGTACAGACAAACTGGAAAGAGACAGACTCATCCTCTTCCTTAACAAACTCATTCTCAACAAG aAAAATGTGAAGGAGGTAATGGACTCAAATGGAGTGCGTATATTGGTGGATCTGCTCACCATGGCCCATCTGCATACCAACAGAGCTACTGTGCCCCTACAG AGCAACGTGCTGGAGGCATCGCCAGacatgaagagagagagtgagaaagagtgGTACTTTGGTAACGCCGACAAGGAAAGAAGAGGACCTTTCAGTTTTGAGGAG ATGCAGGAGTTTTGGAGCACGGGTGTCCTGACAGCAAAGACAAGATGCTGGGCTCAGGGGATGGATGGCTGGCGCCCTCTACAGGCCATCCCCCAGCTAAAATGGTGTCTCCTGGCGACTGGACAGGCAGTGATGAACGAATCCGACCTGGCTACACTAATCCTTAACATGCTGATCACCATGTGCTCCTACTACCCCAGCAG GGACCAAGATAATGCCATTATCCGTCCTTTACCTAAGATCAAGAGGATGATCAGTGACAATGCTTGCCTCCCTCACATTGTCCAG CTGctgttgacctttgaccccacCCTGGTGGAAAAGGTTGCTAACGTTCTGAACCTGGTGATGCAGGACAACCCTAACTTGCAACGCCTCTATTTAACTGgggtcttcttcttcatcatgaTGTATACGGGCTCCAACGTGCTTCCTGTAGCAAG gtttctGAAGTACACACATCTGAAACAAGCCTTCAAATCAGAGgag TCGAAGGGTCAGGACATAGTGCAGCGTAGTGTTCTGGGGCCGGTACTGCCTGAGGCCATGGTGTGTTATCTGGAGAACTACGAGGCTGACCGCTTCTCAGAGATATTCCTTGGAGAATTTGACACACCTGAGGCCATTTGGAGCAGTGAGATGAG GCGCTTGATGATTGAGAAGATTGCTGCCCACATAGCTGACTTCAGCCCCAGGCTGCAGAGCAACACGCGGGCCCTTTACCAGTACTGCCCCATCCCTGTAGTCAGCTTCCCTCAGCTGGACAATGAGCTCTTCTGCAACATCTACTACCTCAGACATCTGTGTGACACCATCCGCTTCCCCAACTGGCCCATTCGAGATGCt GTAAAGCTGCTAAAAGACACCCTTGAAGCTTGGAAGAGGGAGGTGGAGAAAAAGCCTCCCTCCATGTCCGTTGATGATGCATTCGAAGTCCTCAACCTCCCGAAAGGACAGGGGCA GCATGAGGAGAGTAAAATCAGGAAAGCTTACTTCAGACTGGCGCAGAAGTACCATCCAGACAAGAACCCTGAGGGCAGG GACATGTTTGAGAAAGTCAACAAAGCCTATGAGTTCCTTTGCACAAAGTCTGCCCGTATCTTGGACGGCCCCGACCCGGAAAACATCATCCTTATCCTCAAGACTCAGAGCATCCTGTTCAACCGACACAAACAAG AACTGGAACCTTACAAATACGCCGGTTACCCTATGCTTATCAAAACAATCACAATGGAAACCGAAGATGAGCTGCTATTTTCCAAagcctcccctctcctcccggCTGCTGCAGAATTGGCCTTCCACACCGTCAACTGTTCGGCTCTTAACGCAGAGGAGCTGCGCCGTGACAACGGCATTGAG GTGTTGCTGGATGCCCTCTCTCGGTGTGTTGCTGTGTTAACCGCATCCAGCAAGCCTAGTGACATGGCTGTACAG GTGTGCGGGCACATCTGTAAGTGCTACAGTGTTGCAGCCCAGTTTGAGGAGTGCAGGGAAAAGATCATCGAACTGCCCAACATCATCAGGGATCTCTGTCACATCTTGTTCTATGGAAAG GGCCTCCCGAAAACTGCCACCTTGGCAGTGCAGTGCGTAAGCTCCTTCGCAGTGGATTTTTTTCTACAGACCCATCTGTACCACGCTGGTGTGCTCTGGCACCTGCTGGTCCACCTCTTCAACTACGACTACACTCTGGAGGAGAGCGGCGTGCAGGCAAACCAGGACACAAACCAACAGGAGGTTGCAAACAGCCTGGCCAAGCTCAGCCTGCTAGCTCTCAGCCGTCTGGGAGGCTACACCCAGGCACCACACACCCCGGACAGCAACAATCCTGTTCCAGAGACCAATGGCATTGAGGGCACCCCTCCAGAGAACCCCACCATCCGCAAGAGCTTAGCAGCCATGCTGACTCCGTACGTCTCGAGGAAGCTGGGAACAGGATCTCCATCTGAG GTCTTGAAGCTGCTGAATAGCAACTCTGAGAACCCTTACTTGATCTGGAACAATGGAACCCGAGCCGAGCTGCTGGAGTTCCTGGAGGGTCAGCAGGAGGGAAACATCAAGAGG GGAGAAAACGATGAAAGCTTTGGTGCAGAGTTTGTGTTCAGTGATCACAGCAAAGAGCTGATAGTTGGGGAGATCTTTGTCCGCGTCTACAATGAGCAACCAGCTTTTCCTCTTGAG TACCCTAAAGCATTTGCAGCCAGTCTTCTGGACTACGTAGGCTCCCAGGCCCAGTACCTCCACACTCTGCTGGCCATGAGTCAGAGTAACAAAGTAGAGTCGCAGCAACATGCTGAGAGGCTCCGCTTCGCTGAGATGGCTTTAGAGGCTCTCCGCAATGTCATCAAGAACAACCCCG GTTCGGAGTCAGAGTGCATCGGCCATTTCAAACTGCTCTTCTCTTTGTTGCGGGTTCATGGAGCTGGCAGAGTACAGCAGCTGGTTTTGGAG GTTGTAAATACGGTGACGTCAAACCAAGAATGTGTTAGCAACATTGCCGAGTCGCTGGTGTTGTCCAACCTTCTGTTGCTGCTGCACTCACTCCCCTCCA GCAGGCAAATGGTGCTGGAAACCTTGTATGCACTGGCTTCTAACACAAAGATAGTTAAAGAGGCTATGGCCAAAG GTGCTCTGATCTACTTGCTAGACCTCTTCTGTAACTGCACACATCCCCAAGTTCGCACACAGACTGCAGAGCTCTTCTCCAAGATGACCTCAGACAAGCTGGTCGGACCAAAG GTGCGTCTAACGCTGATCCGtttccttcctggtgtgttcaTGGACGCCATGCGAGACAACGCTGAGGCAGCAGTGCACATATTCGAGGGAACGCATGAGAACCCTGAGCTCATCTGGAATGACAACTCAAGGGAGAAAGTGTCCACCACTGTCCGGGAGATGATGCTTGA GCACTTTAAACAGCAGAAGGATAATCCTGATGTGAACTGGAAA TTGCCAGAGGACTTCACAGTGGCTTATGGAGCAGGACAGGGCGAGATAGAAGTTGGTGGAGTCTTCTTGCGTATCTTTATTGCTCAGCCAGGCTGGGTGCTTCGCAAGCCTCGAGAGTTCCTGGTGTCCCTCCTGGAGACCCTGACTGAGCTGCAcgagaaaaacaaccccaat GGTGAGGCCCTAGAGACGGTTACTACGGCAGCAGTATGTCTTTTCAGCACACAGAGCCAGCTGGCCGACCAGGTTCCTCCTTTGGGTCACCTGCCTCGCGTTCTAGCAGCACTCAACCACAAGAACAACGCAGTGCCCAAGAGCTCCATCCGCCTCATCCACGTGCTATCAGACAATGAG ctgtgtgtacGCTCCATGGCTTCTCTGGAGACTATCGGCCCCCTCATGACTGGGATGAAAGCTCGGGCAGACATGGCTGGATTAGCTTGTGAAGCTCTAAACCGCATGTTCCAGAAGGAGCAGTCAGAACTAGTCGCCCAG GCTCTTAGAATGGAGCTGGTTCCATACCTTCTGAAGCTATTGGAAGGAATCGGCCTAGAGACATTAGATAACCCTTCAGCTACCAAGGCCCAGATAGTGAAGGCTCTCAAGTCCATGACTCGCAGTCTGCAGTACGGAGAACAG GTGAATGAGATTCTAGCGAAGTCTTCAGTGTGGAGTGCCTTCAAAGACCAGAAACATGATCTTTTCATCTCAGAGTCTCAGACTGCAGGCTACCTGACTG GGGTATCCACTCCTTCTCTCCTGGCCGCCAGTAGCCCACTGCGAGGTGGGCTATAG